ATTGGCTCTTCAACCATTGGCTCTTCTTCTACAACCGGTTCTTCGGCCGCTGGTTCTTCTACCGGCGCCGGTTGGCAGGCTGTCAGCAAGGTGGGAACCACCAAGACGATCAGCACCAGAATATAAATTAGCTTTTTAGACATTTGTCTTCTCTCCTTTGAAAATTAAAGACAGGTAGCATGGATAAAGTTAGCACTGCAAAACTAAAATTATTGAGCATCACCTCCTTTGATGATACAAGTGTTCCTATTGGATATGTGGATGAAATGCTGCATTAAACGCATCAGGTTTTTCAATAAAGGGCACATGACCGGCATCTTCGATGACGATTTCTTGATAACTGCCGCCTGCTGCCGCATATTCTTCAAGCAGCGAGCGGGTTTGTGCCAGCATGGGCTGAGGTGGATAGGCTTCTTCGCCGGGCCATCCGGGTAGCAAACCGGTGCGCCCTAAAAATCCCGGATCGGAGGCGGCTGTATCGGAGACAACCAGGTCGTGGCGGCCGCGCACCCACAGGATTGGGGGTTTGGGATTGCACTCGATGATTTTTTTGATCTCACCGGCATACTTGGGTGAAGTGGCGTTGGTAGCGCCCCAGATTCCGGGGGCCATATGCGGCCAGTTGGACGATTGTACCGCGTCGCCGGGTACATCCTGCTCGCCGATATGCGTGGCAAGCATCGATTGGACGAGTTCGTCCTCGCGCGGTGCAATGAAAGGCGGTTTGACGAGCAACATGCGCAGAGCCGCGCGCGGCGAGAAAGGACTCTCTGTGGACATATCCCTATCGAGAATACGCCGCACCAACTCCGGGTTCGTCAGCCCGCCGCCGGAGCCTGCAAAATCAGGCGTGGTGGGGGTTCCCTCGGCATTGCGCGTGGCGCCAAATCCGTAGGGCGATCCCGGATCGGCCAGCGTCACACTCAGCAGGCGCGCCGGGTTTTGCATCAACATACGCCAGATCACCATCCCGCCCAGCGAGTTGCCAACGACATGTGCTTGCGTATAGCCAAGATGGTCGAGCAGGGTAAAGGCATCTTCGGCGAGATCATTCATGCCGCGCGTAGCGTCAATCTTTGCGGCGGGGTCAGCATTGCCAAAGCCGCGCTGATCGGGCGCAATGCCGCGGTAGCCCGCGGGCAGGGCGAGCAGGGTTTCTTCCCACCAGGTGGCCGAGGAGACATTGCCATGCAGAAACAAAACCGGAATGCCATCCTCAGGACCGCCGAAAAGTACCCGCGTGCGGATGCGTTCGCTGGTTATTGTTTTGGCGATAATCCCATCCATGATTGGAATATCCATGTTTTACCTCATTTATGCGCCAAGATATTTTTGGCGTAATTTCGCTTTTTCGACCTTGCCGTAAGCGCTGTAGGGCAAGCTTTCGGCAAAAATAACTTCTTTTGGGATTTTAAAACGGGCCAATTTTCCGCTGCAAAACGCTTTGAGCGTGGCTTCGTCGGTGGTTTGGCCGTTTTCCAGCATGACGATGATTAGCCCTACCTCACCCCATTTTTCGTGCGCTCTACCGATCAGAGCCGCGTCTTGCACGGCAGGGTGTTCGCGATAAACGGCCTCGACCTCCGCAGCGTAGATGTTTTCTCCGCCACTCTTGATCATATCTTTGTAGCGCCCGTCGATGTAGAAGAAACCATCGGCATCTTTATGCACCATATCGCCGGTATGGAACCAACCATCCACAATCGTTTCGGCGGTGGCTTCGGGTTTGCGCCAGTAGCCGGAGCAAACGTGCGGTCCGGCAATCAGCAGTTCGCCCGCTTCGCCGATCGGTGCATCCTGACCGGTTTCGGGGCTCACAACCCGCATCTGGCTGTGGAAAATTGGCTTGCCCACTGACCCGCTTTTGGGCTCCGAATCCTCATCGGTCATGCTGAAGCAGTTCGGGCCGACTTCGGTGAGTCCATACCCCTGACGGAAAATAATCTGCTTGTGCT
The window above is part of the Chloroflexota bacterium genome. Proteins encoded here:
- a CDS encoding alpha/beta hydrolase, whose translation is MDIPIMDGIIAKTITSERIRTRVLFGGPEDGIPVLFLHGNVSSATWWEETLLALPAGYRGIAPDQRGFGNADPAAKIDATRGMNDLAEDAFTLLDHLGYTQAHVVGNSLGGMVIWRMLMQNPARLLSVTLADPGSPYGFGATRNAEGTPTTPDFAGSGGGLTNPELVRRILDRDMSTESPFSPRAALRMLLVKPPFIAPREDELVQSMLATHIGEQDVPGDAVQSSNWPHMAPGIWGATNATSPKYAGEIKKIIECNPKPPILWVRGRHDLVVSDTAASDPGFLGRTGLLPGWPGEEAYPPQPMLAQTRSLLEEYAAAGGSYQEIVIEDAGHVPFIEKPDAFNAAFHPHIQ